The following are from one region of the Salvia splendens isolate huo1 chromosome 2, SspV2, whole genome shotgun sequence genome:
- the LOC121792981 gene encoding uncharacterized protein LOC121792981 isoform X5, whose product MADACGPLDFEFEEPIQFSPAPPKKRKKLIGLDDLLHDIQKEQKRLDEKKIKQKKIQKAFDAEDNDEDAEAALLSECVDKCEKEEKLPQLEHPELKSTGLMQLFMDKKISPLLDLNFEKGEDFLEGLLADGWLLHLVRAFGCVDKSIATWTFNLMLYSSNMRLMQASCDFWSAIFSNRDKQSDTCNIKIDWLPSYSDLKRALQTYGFSFDLFSKSSADIEMVSSDSVIAGPPQNIQCWIKFVGFCCQSRDADIIASTQEVQELLVIIISLFLDRQLVGLAVILHETLHSLLNSFKEEEWPNCCDNISKSVASRLPCNINCLRVVENIGGDNERSKQLRSAVALRFLAAILKKKVSNTAMILRSLTAMNVKDKNCDLFQMYICLSLAENWISFDTLSKDKAAIHELWFTCLRNCSSGISITDLRSYASNVRSKASYLLQSSASK is encoded by the exons ATGGCCGACGCTTGTGGTCCGCTTGATTTTGAGTTTGAAGAGCCGATTCAGTTTTCCCCTGCTCCACCGAAGAAAAG GAAGAAACTTATTGGGCTGGATGATCTCTTGCATGATATTCAGAAAGAGCAAAAGAGACTTGAtgagaaaaaaatcaaacaaaagaaGATACAAAAGGCTTTTGATGCAGAAGATAATGATGAGGATGCTGAAGCGGCACTACTGTCAGAATGTGTTGACAAATGCGAGAAAGAG GAGAAGTTGCCTCAGCTGGAGCATCCAGAACTGAAGAGCACTGGTCTCATGCAGTTATTTATGGATAAGAAGATCAGTCCGTTGCTGGATTTAAACTTTGAGAAAG GTGAAGATTTCCTTGAAGGATTGTTGGCGGATGGCTGGTTACTGCACCTTGTGCGTGCCTTTGGCTGTGTTGACAAATCTATTGCAACATGGACATTTAACTTAA TGTTATATTCATCAAATATGAGGTTGATGCAAGCTTCCTGTGACTTCTGGTCTGCTATATTCTCAAATAGGGATAAG CAGTCAGATACTTGTAATATCAAGATTGACTGGTTACCTAGTTATTCAGATCTGAAGAGAGCTCTCCAAACATATGGcttttcttttgatttattttctaagTCTTCAGCAGACATTGAGATGGTTTCTTCTG ATTCTGTAATAGCAGGACCACCACAAAACATTCAATGTTGGATAaagtttgttggtttctgttgcCAATCAAG GGATGCTGATATAATTGCCTCAACTCAAGAAGTACAAGAATTGCTGGTTATAATTATCTCACTCTTTCTAGATCGACAACTTGTAGGACTAGCTGTTATATTGCATGAGACCTTGCACTCATTACTTAATTCCTTCAAAGAGGAGGAGTGGCCCAACTGCTGTGATAACATATCAAAATCTGTAGCGTCAAg ATTGCCTTGCAATATAAATTGTTTAAGAGTGGTGGAGAATATTGGGGGAGACAATGAGAGAAGTAAGCAGCTTCGAAGTGCAGTTGCACTACGATTTCTTGCAGCAATTTTAAAAAAGAAG GTAAGTAACACAGCGATGATCCTAAGATCGCTAACTGCTATGAATGTAAAAGACAAGAACTGCGATCTCTTCCAAATGTATATATGCTTGAGTCTGGCGGAGAACTGGATAAGCTTTGACACCCTGTCAAAAGACAAAGCAGCAATACACGAATTATGGTTCACTTGTCTCCGTAATTGCTCTTCTGGGATCTCTATCACCGATTTGAGGTCATATGCTTCAAAC GTCCGCAGCAAAGCTTCGTATCTTCTTCAAAGCAGCGCGAGTAAGTGA
- the LOC121792981 gene encoding uncharacterized protein LOC121792981 isoform X3, which yields MADACGPLDFEFEEPIQFSPAPPKKRKKLIGLDDLLHDIQKEQKRLDEKKIKQKKIQKAFDAEDNDEDAEAALLSECVDKCEKEIHQINGDEQMPYWGIQVFGDQEKLPQLEHPELKSTGLMQLFMDKKISPLLDLNFEKGEDFLEGLLADGWLLHLVRAFGCVDKSIATWTFNLMLYSSNMRLMQASCDFWSAIFSNRDKQSDTCNIKIDWLPSYSDLKRALQTYGFSFDLFSKSSADIEMVSSAGPPQNIQCWIKFVGFCCQSRDADIIASTQEVQELLVIIISLFLDRQLVGLAVILHETLHSLLNSFKEEEWPNCCDNISKSVASRLPCNINCLRVVENIGGDNERSKQLRSAVALRFLAAILKKKVSNTAMILRSLTAMNVKDKNCDLFQMYICLSLAENWISFDTLSKDKAAIHELWFTCLRNCSSGISITDLRSYASNVRSKASYLLQSSASK from the exons ATGGCCGACGCTTGTGGTCCGCTTGATTTTGAGTTTGAAGAGCCGATTCAGTTTTCCCCTGCTCCACCGAAGAAAAG GAAGAAACTTATTGGGCTGGATGATCTCTTGCATGATATTCAGAAAGAGCAAAAGAGACTTGAtgagaaaaaaatcaaacaaaagaaGATACAAAAGGCTTTTGATGCAGAAGATAATGATGAGGATGCTGAAGCGGCACTACTGTCAGAATGTGTTGACAAATGCGAGAAAGAG ATACATCAAATAAATGGTGATGAACAAATGCCCTACTGGGGAATACAAGTTTTTGGAGATCAG GAGAAGTTGCCTCAGCTGGAGCATCCAGAACTGAAGAGCACTGGTCTCATGCAGTTATTTATGGATAAGAAGATCAGTCCGTTGCTGGATTTAAACTTTGAGAAAG GTGAAGATTTCCTTGAAGGATTGTTGGCGGATGGCTGGTTACTGCACCTTGTGCGTGCCTTTGGCTGTGTTGACAAATCTATTGCAACATGGACATTTAACTTAA TGTTATATTCATCAAATATGAGGTTGATGCAAGCTTCCTGTGACTTCTGGTCTGCTATATTCTCAAATAGGGATAAG CAGTCAGATACTTGTAATATCAAGATTGACTGGTTACCTAGTTATTCAGATCTGAAGAGAGCTCTCCAAACATATGGcttttcttttgatttattttctaagTCTTCAGCAGACATTGAGATGGTTTCTTCTG CAGGACCACCACAAAACATTCAATGTTGGATAaagtttgttggtttctgttgcCAATCAAG GGATGCTGATATAATTGCCTCAACTCAAGAAGTACAAGAATTGCTGGTTATAATTATCTCACTCTTTCTAGATCGACAACTTGTAGGACTAGCTGTTATATTGCATGAGACCTTGCACTCATTACTTAATTCCTTCAAAGAGGAGGAGTGGCCCAACTGCTGTGATAACATATCAAAATCTGTAGCGTCAAg ATTGCCTTGCAATATAAATTGTTTAAGAGTGGTGGAGAATATTGGGGGAGACAATGAGAGAAGTAAGCAGCTTCGAAGTGCAGTTGCACTACGATTTCTTGCAGCAATTTTAAAAAAGAAG GTAAGTAACACAGCGATGATCCTAAGATCGCTAACTGCTATGAATGTAAAAGACAAGAACTGCGATCTCTTCCAAATGTATATATGCTTGAGTCTGGCGGAGAACTGGATAAGCTTTGACACCCTGTCAAAAGACAAAGCAGCAATACACGAATTATGGTTCACTTGTCTCCGTAATTGCTCTTCTGGGATCTCTATCACCGATTTGAGGTCATATGCTTCAAAC GTCCGCAGCAAAGCTTCGTATCTTCTTCAAAGCAGCGCGAGTAAGTGA
- the LOC121792981 gene encoding uncharacterized protein LOC121792981 isoform X2, producing MADACGPLDFEFEEPIQFSPAPPKKRKKLIGLDDLLHDIQKEQKRLDEKKIKQKKIQKAFDAEDNDEDAEAALLSECVDKCEKEIHQINGDEQMPYWGIQVFGDQEKLPQLEHPELKSTGLMQLFMDKKISPLLDLNFEKGEDFLEGLLADGWLLHLVRAFGCVDKSIATWTFNLMLYSSNMRLMQASCDFWSAIFSNRDKSDTCNIKIDWLPSYSDLKRALQTYGFSFDLFSKSSADIEMVSSDSVIAGPPQNIQCWIKFVGFCCQSRDADIIASTQEVQELLVIIISLFLDRQLVGLAVILHETLHSLLNSFKEEEWPNCCDNISKSVASRLPCNINCLRVVENIGGDNERSKQLRSAVALRFLAAILKKKVSNTAMILRSLTAMNVKDKNCDLFQMYICLSLAENWISFDTLSKDKAAIHELWFTCLRNCSSGISITDLRSYASNVRSKASYLLQSSASK from the exons ATGGCCGACGCTTGTGGTCCGCTTGATTTTGAGTTTGAAGAGCCGATTCAGTTTTCCCCTGCTCCACCGAAGAAAAG GAAGAAACTTATTGGGCTGGATGATCTCTTGCATGATATTCAGAAAGAGCAAAAGAGACTTGAtgagaaaaaaatcaaacaaaagaaGATACAAAAGGCTTTTGATGCAGAAGATAATGATGAGGATGCTGAAGCGGCACTACTGTCAGAATGTGTTGACAAATGCGAGAAAGAG ATACATCAAATAAATGGTGATGAACAAATGCCCTACTGGGGAATACAAGTTTTTGGAGATCAG GAGAAGTTGCCTCAGCTGGAGCATCCAGAACTGAAGAGCACTGGTCTCATGCAGTTATTTATGGATAAGAAGATCAGTCCGTTGCTGGATTTAAACTTTGAGAAAG GTGAAGATTTCCTTGAAGGATTGTTGGCGGATGGCTGGTTACTGCACCTTGTGCGTGCCTTTGGCTGTGTTGACAAATCTATTGCAACATGGACATTTAACTTAA TGTTATATTCATCAAATATGAGGTTGATGCAAGCTTCCTGTGACTTCTGGTCTGCTATATTCTCAAATAGGGATAAG TCAGATACTTGTAATATCAAGATTGACTGGTTACCTAGTTATTCAGATCTGAAGAGAGCTCTCCAAACATATGGcttttcttttgatttattttctaagTCTTCAGCAGACATTGAGATGGTTTCTTCTG ATTCTGTAATAGCAGGACCACCACAAAACATTCAATGTTGGATAaagtttgttggtttctgttgcCAATCAAG GGATGCTGATATAATTGCCTCAACTCAAGAAGTACAAGAATTGCTGGTTATAATTATCTCACTCTTTCTAGATCGACAACTTGTAGGACTAGCTGTTATATTGCATGAGACCTTGCACTCATTACTTAATTCCTTCAAAGAGGAGGAGTGGCCCAACTGCTGTGATAACATATCAAAATCTGTAGCGTCAAg ATTGCCTTGCAATATAAATTGTTTAAGAGTGGTGGAGAATATTGGGGGAGACAATGAGAGAAGTAAGCAGCTTCGAAGTGCAGTTGCACTACGATTTCTTGCAGCAATTTTAAAAAAGAAG GTAAGTAACACAGCGATGATCCTAAGATCGCTAACTGCTATGAATGTAAAAGACAAGAACTGCGATCTCTTCCAAATGTATATATGCTTGAGTCTGGCGGAGAACTGGATAAGCTTTGACACCCTGTCAAAAGACAAAGCAGCAATACACGAATTATGGTTCACTTGTCTCCGTAATTGCTCTTCTGGGATCTCTATCACCGATTTGAGGTCATATGCTTCAAAC GTCCGCAGCAAAGCTTCGTATCTTCTTCAAAGCAGCGCGAGTAAGTGA
- the LOC121792981 gene encoding uncharacterized protein LOC121792981 isoform X1 yields the protein MADACGPLDFEFEEPIQFSPAPPKKRKKLIGLDDLLHDIQKEQKRLDEKKIKQKKIQKAFDAEDNDEDAEAALLSECVDKCEKEIHQINGDEQMPYWGIQVFGDQEKLPQLEHPELKSTGLMQLFMDKKISPLLDLNFEKGEDFLEGLLADGWLLHLVRAFGCVDKSIATWTFNLMLYSSNMRLMQASCDFWSAIFSNRDKQSDTCNIKIDWLPSYSDLKRALQTYGFSFDLFSKSSADIEMVSSDSVIAGPPQNIQCWIKFVGFCCQSRDADIIASTQEVQELLVIIISLFLDRQLVGLAVILHETLHSLLNSFKEEEWPNCCDNISKSVASRLPCNINCLRVVENIGGDNERSKQLRSAVALRFLAAILKKKVSNTAMILRSLTAMNVKDKNCDLFQMYICLSLAENWISFDTLSKDKAAIHELWFTCLRNCSSGISITDLRSYASNVRSKASYLLQSSASK from the exons ATGGCCGACGCTTGTGGTCCGCTTGATTTTGAGTTTGAAGAGCCGATTCAGTTTTCCCCTGCTCCACCGAAGAAAAG GAAGAAACTTATTGGGCTGGATGATCTCTTGCATGATATTCAGAAAGAGCAAAAGAGACTTGAtgagaaaaaaatcaaacaaaagaaGATACAAAAGGCTTTTGATGCAGAAGATAATGATGAGGATGCTGAAGCGGCACTACTGTCAGAATGTGTTGACAAATGCGAGAAAGAG ATACATCAAATAAATGGTGATGAACAAATGCCCTACTGGGGAATACAAGTTTTTGGAGATCAG GAGAAGTTGCCTCAGCTGGAGCATCCAGAACTGAAGAGCACTGGTCTCATGCAGTTATTTATGGATAAGAAGATCAGTCCGTTGCTGGATTTAAACTTTGAGAAAG GTGAAGATTTCCTTGAAGGATTGTTGGCGGATGGCTGGTTACTGCACCTTGTGCGTGCCTTTGGCTGTGTTGACAAATCTATTGCAACATGGACATTTAACTTAA TGTTATATTCATCAAATATGAGGTTGATGCAAGCTTCCTGTGACTTCTGGTCTGCTATATTCTCAAATAGGGATAAG CAGTCAGATACTTGTAATATCAAGATTGACTGGTTACCTAGTTATTCAGATCTGAAGAGAGCTCTCCAAACATATGGcttttcttttgatttattttctaagTCTTCAGCAGACATTGAGATGGTTTCTTCTG ATTCTGTAATAGCAGGACCACCACAAAACATTCAATGTTGGATAaagtttgttggtttctgttgcCAATCAAG GGATGCTGATATAATTGCCTCAACTCAAGAAGTACAAGAATTGCTGGTTATAATTATCTCACTCTTTCTAGATCGACAACTTGTAGGACTAGCTGTTATATTGCATGAGACCTTGCACTCATTACTTAATTCCTTCAAAGAGGAGGAGTGGCCCAACTGCTGTGATAACATATCAAAATCTGTAGCGTCAAg ATTGCCTTGCAATATAAATTGTTTAAGAGTGGTGGAGAATATTGGGGGAGACAATGAGAGAAGTAAGCAGCTTCGAAGTGCAGTTGCACTACGATTTCTTGCAGCAATTTTAAAAAAGAAG GTAAGTAACACAGCGATGATCCTAAGATCGCTAACTGCTATGAATGTAAAAGACAAGAACTGCGATCTCTTCCAAATGTATATATGCTTGAGTCTGGCGGAGAACTGGATAAGCTTTGACACCCTGTCAAAAGACAAAGCAGCAATACACGAATTATGGTTCACTTGTCTCCGTAATTGCTCTTCTGGGATCTCTATCACCGATTTGAGGTCATATGCTTCAAAC GTCCGCAGCAAAGCTTCGTATCTTCTTCAAAGCAGCGCGAGTAAGTGA
- the LOC121792981 gene encoding uncharacterized protein LOC121792981 isoform X4, with protein sequence MADACGPLDFEFEEPIQFSPAPPKKRKKLIGLDDLLHDIQKEQKRLDEKKIKQKKIQKAFDAEDNDEDAEAALLSECVDKCEKEIHQINGDEQMPYWGIQVFGDQEKLPQLEHPELKSTGLMQLFMDKKISPLLDLNFEKGEDFLEGLLADGWLLHLVRAFGCVDKSIATWTFNLMLYSSNMRLMQASCDFWSAIFSNRDKQSDTCNIKIDWLPSYSDLKRALQTYGFSFDLFSKSSADIEMVSSGPPQNIQCWIKFVGFCCQSRDADIIASTQEVQELLVIIISLFLDRQLVGLAVILHETLHSLLNSFKEEEWPNCCDNISKSVASRLPCNINCLRVVENIGGDNERSKQLRSAVALRFLAAILKKKVSNTAMILRSLTAMNVKDKNCDLFQMYICLSLAENWISFDTLSKDKAAIHELWFTCLRNCSSGISITDLRSYASNVRSKASYLLQSSASK encoded by the exons ATGGCCGACGCTTGTGGTCCGCTTGATTTTGAGTTTGAAGAGCCGATTCAGTTTTCCCCTGCTCCACCGAAGAAAAG GAAGAAACTTATTGGGCTGGATGATCTCTTGCATGATATTCAGAAAGAGCAAAAGAGACTTGAtgagaaaaaaatcaaacaaaagaaGATACAAAAGGCTTTTGATGCAGAAGATAATGATGAGGATGCTGAAGCGGCACTACTGTCAGAATGTGTTGACAAATGCGAGAAAGAG ATACATCAAATAAATGGTGATGAACAAATGCCCTACTGGGGAATACAAGTTTTTGGAGATCAG GAGAAGTTGCCTCAGCTGGAGCATCCAGAACTGAAGAGCACTGGTCTCATGCAGTTATTTATGGATAAGAAGATCAGTCCGTTGCTGGATTTAAACTTTGAGAAAG GTGAAGATTTCCTTGAAGGATTGTTGGCGGATGGCTGGTTACTGCACCTTGTGCGTGCCTTTGGCTGTGTTGACAAATCTATTGCAACATGGACATTTAACTTAA TGTTATATTCATCAAATATGAGGTTGATGCAAGCTTCCTGTGACTTCTGGTCTGCTATATTCTCAAATAGGGATAAG CAGTCAGATACTTGTAATATCAAGATTGACTGGTTACCTAGTTATTCAGATCTGAAGAGAGCTCTCCAAACATATGGcttttcttttgatttattttctaagTCTTCAGCAGACATTGAGATGGTTTCTTCTG GACCACCACAAAACATTCAATGTTGGATAaagtttgttggtttctgttgcCAATCAAG GGATGCTGATATAATTGCCTCAACTCAAGAAGTACAAGAATTGCTGGTTATAATTATCTCACTCTTTCTAGATCGACAACTTGTAGGACTAGCTGTTATATTGCATGAGACCTTGCACTCATTACTTAATTCCTTCAAAGAGGAGGAGTGGCCCAACTGCTGTGATAACATATCAAAATCTGTAGCGTCAAg ATTGCCTTGCAATATAAATTGTTTAAGAGTGGTGGAGAATATTGGGGGAGACAATGAGAGAAGTAAGCAGCTTCGAAGTGCAGTTGCACTACGATTTCTTGCAGCAATTTTAAAAAAGAAG GTAAGTAACACAGCGATGATCCTAAGATCGCTAACTGCTATGAATGTAAAAGACAAGAACTGCGATCTCTTCCAAATGTATATATGCTTGAGTCTGGCGGAGAACTGGATAAGCTTTGACACCCTGTCAAAAGACAAAGCAGCAATACACGAATTATGGTTCACTTGTCTCCGTAATTGCTCTTCTGGGATCTCTATCACCGATTTGAGGTCATATGCTTCAAAC GTCCGCAGCAAAGCTTCGTATCTTCTTCAAAGCAGCGCGAGTAAGTGA